The DNA sequence GTCATCTGAGCTTCGCAACTCGGCTTCTATACGTGCCGCTTCAAGGGCGTGGGACTCCGTAAATGGCTCGACCTCTAACCACCTAAAGTCGGAGAGTACTTCGTCTACACCGGGTGTTGGAGTCTCGACGAGAATCTTACCCACGGCTATCTCCTTCAGATTTACTGACGAAGTAACTAACACGTCGTTTGTCTCCTCAGACTCCTCCAAGAAACGCGCGACGCCTTCGTCCCCACGCTGGTGATCTACGAGAAAGGTCGTGTCAAGAAGTTTCATCAACCGTCCTCTGCTGCCTCTCCGCTTCCGAGATGGAGAGATCCTCCCTCTGTTCCTCGACTATCTCACGTAGTTCATCGCCGCTGTCTTCGAGCTTACCGAAGGATCTTCTCCAGTCTGACTGTGAACTCTCGACAAGTCGGTCTATAGTGTCGCTGAAACTCTCGCCTTCGCGTTTCTCAGAGACGAGACGCTCGTAGACATCTTCTCTGACACCTATCGTCTTAGTCGGCATCATGATCTGTTTGTATACACAGACACAAAAACTTCGGGGTGGAGTACTCGAACTGAGCTTCGGTTGTGACATCTTTACTTTATACATACTCAGACCGGAAGTCTTCCCAGACCCCGCGAGCCGTAGACCGGAGATGGTGACTCACGACGAGCTCCAAGCCGCCGTAGACGGCTCCGCCGACGACGAGGTAACCGACGACATCGATCCAGCTCGATACTCCGAATACTTCCTTCGCCCCGTAGACTACGACAGCCATCACGGCTCCTGAGACCAGTTGCTTGAGGAAGGGAACGGTCACGACGAAGTCGGTGTCTGTAATCTGACGTACTTGTCTGACCGTCAGAAGGTAGGTGACGCCTGACGTGACCGCAGTAGCTATGACTATACCCGAAGCTCCGACCACGAACCAGAGACCCACGCCGAGTACGACGTTGAGAAAGAACGAGACTACGGATATTCTGAAGCCTATGTCGGGTCGGTCTAATCCCGTTATAACCGACCGGAACGACGAGGTCTGGGTCTTGATGAGACGGTGGAGTGCGAGCCCGACGACGAAGACACCCGCGCCGGAGTACTCGCCACTGAAGACTGTGACTGCGAGCTCCTCACCTATCACGAGGCTTCCAAAGAAGATGGGTACGCTGAGGAGACTGCCGTACGACAG is a window from the Candidatus Afararchaeum irisae genome containing:
- a CDS encoding oligosaccharide flippase family protein, giving the protein SLMTQNPVIPVAVPLLFTATSSYWALNTFLSGRKNFSLSVWSGSLSTLIQIVGKILLVLLGLGVWGMVGGTVIGPVLVLPVLVRWVGVRPSVPSWKSIRSIAEYARWSIPSGFVGTALSRMDTVLLGWLATASVAGKYQVGLKITMPAVFISSVIGTGLIGRVSNLESRDEDWKDDLWNSLSYGSLLSVPIFFGSLVIGEELAVTVFSGEYSGAGVFVVGLALHRLIKTQTSSFRSVITGLDRPDIGFRISVVSFFLNVVLGVGLWFVVGASGIVIATAVTSGVTYLLTVRQVRQITDTDFVVTVPFLKQLVSGAVMAVVVYGAKEVFGVSSWIDVVGYLVVGGAVYGGLELVVSHHLRSTARGVWEDFRSEYV
- a CDS encoding PIN domain-containing protein; translated protein: MKLLDTTFLVDHQRGDEGVARFLEESEETNDVLVTSSVNLKEIAVGKILVETPTPGVDEVLSDFRWLEVEPFTESHALEAARIEAELRSSDDYDPDLAADILIAGVARSLNAPVVTRNSSDFGVFDGVETEAY
- a CDS encoding antitoxin VapB family protein yields the protein MPTKTIGVREDVYERLVSEKREGESFSDTIDRLVESSQSDWRRSFGKLEDSGDELREIVEEQREDLSISEAERQQRTVDETS